TTTCTTCTTCCATCGAAATTTATTTCTTTGTTCTTTGAGAATGTTTTTAACGTTTGCCCAATTTTGTTAATTTTTAAACAACCTCTTGATAGTTAAATTATAGACGATATCATTTGATAGTTCAAATATATCTTATGTGTGTTTTTGATAGCTTTTTGGCATCAGTTATGGTATGATTATTTTATATAATATAGAAAGGATTTTTTACCATGACGCTAAATCAGCTTGAATATTTCCAAAAAGTAGCAACCCTGCAGCATTTCCGACAGGCTGCAGAATTACTTAAGATCTCCCAGCCAAGCCTCAGCCGGTCCATGTCGCTTCTGGAAGAAGAACTTGGACTGATGCTTTTTGAACATCAGGGACGCAATGTTGTCCTCACCAAATCCGGCCGCGTCTTCCTGGAACATGTCAACCGGATCCTCGAGGAGGTACATATTGCCGAGCATAAGATGAAGCAGCTTGCCGGAAGCGGCGGACATATTGATATCGCCTATGTATTTCCGCTGGCAAACTACTATATTCCGCATACAGTGCGATCCTTCCTAGATATAGACCGCAACAAGCATGTAACCTTCAATTTTAACCAAACGCACACTGCAGATATGATCCAGGGGCTCAAATCCGACCGCCACGATGTGATCTTTGGTTCTTTCGTTGCGGATGAACCGGATATTTCCTTTGTACCCATTCTGAACCAGAATATGGTTGTAATTACTCCAAAAGAACATCCTCTTGTCCAGAAAGAATCCGTCTGTTGCAGTGACCTTACTGACTATCCTCTGATCGGGTATGACCGCTATTCCGGACTCGGTGGCTTCACCCGTAACTTCTATAAAGAAAAGAAGCTGAAGGTAAACATCGTCTGTGAGTGTCCGGATGAAAACGCAATTGCTGCCCTGGTTGCCGAAGATTTCGGAATCGCCCTGGTTGCCAGGGTCGATGCGGTTGATCAGGCAAATGTAACCGTACTCCCGCTTGCCGATGCAGACCTTACCCACACCGTTTATATGGGATACATCCGCGACAAATACCAGATTCCCGCTGTCAAACGTTTCATCCAGTTTGTCAAAAGAGATGGGAAGGCCTATTAAAGTGCCTTCCCATTGCTTTCTTTTACATATTCAATAAATTCTTTTACAACCGGCGCCAGATATTTTTCCTTCAGCTTCGCCAGATATATATAACGTTCGTATGGTGGATTCTCAATATCCAGTACATCTACATTCAGATTTTTAAGTATAGGAATCTCCGGCATTACCGCAATTCCAAAATTTTCTGCCACAAGACCTGCCATCGATGCATCTTCCAGAATCTCATATGCTATCTTCGGTGTCCCTCCGG
The sequence above is drawn from the Coprococcus comes ATCC 27758 genome and encodes:
- a CDS encoding LysR family transcriptional regulator, giving the protein MTLNQLEYFQKVATLQHFRQAAELLKISQPSLSRSMSLLEEELGLMLFEHQGRNVVLTKSGRVFLEHVNRILEEVHIAEHKMKQLAGSGGHIDIAYVFPLANYYIPHTVRSFLDIDRNKHVTFNFNQTHTADMIQGLKSDRHDVIFGSFVADEPDISFVPILNQNMVVITPKEHPLVQKESVCCSDLTDYPLIGYDRYSGLGGFTRNFYKEKKLKVNIVCECPDENAIAALVAEDFGIALVARVDAVDQANVTVLPLADADLTHTVYMGYIRDKYQIPAVKRFIQFVKRDGKAY